The Raphanus sativus cultivar WK10039 chromosome 2, ASM80110v3, whole genome shotgun sequence DNA segment CAACGAATGGAATCGTCACACCGACTGCACCTCAGTCTCTCTAATGGCGAATTGCGACGATTGTGGTGGAACCAAAAGTTACGCCTCTAGTTGCAGACACAGACGAATACAGTGGAACCCAATCAACGAAACGCTACGGATCAGTAACATCATTGTTTCACGCGAAATGGGTTTGATTTCATAGAATACAATACGAAGCCCAAACATGACATCGTAACCAAAAACGAAACACACCGTTTAAATAAAGCGGACAGATGTCATGCTCTCCTTGCCTTATTTAGTGACGTGGCAGTCTCACAGGAGAGAGTGACTcttctttataataatagatacTACTGTAGTTGGTTGTTCCaagaaaagatatatatatataccactGTAGTTGTTTTACTAAAGGTTTTAAAATCTATGTTCGATGTTTTCCTGTAAAAGAAAAGctcaaatcaaaaaataaaagagaaagtaAATGAACAGTTCAAACTttggagagagaagagagagaagagagagaaagtaaaTCTGGCTCTAGCAGTCGGCCGCCGCGTGAGCGTGTGTGATGTCGCCGGATCCCGCCCTCCTCTTTAAAGTTTTTGTAGTTTGAATTCTGTTTCCGGGAGACGGGAGTTCTCACAGTTTCGTCACCGCCGGTTTTTATCTCCGGGACGTGGAAGCTTCTTCAGTTCCGGCGTCGTCGGTTCTAGTTTTTGGGAAGTGAAAGCTACCACAGTTTTGCGTCGCCGGCTTCGGATTTCCTAGGTCTTTAGtgatgtgccctgaatcagcagcagaaacaaatcaagaaaatcTGGCTTTTGGGCTTAAGTTTTAAACGAGATGGACttgacgatttatgaaaatatgtttatgaacatgcttcagcccaaagaaagaaaggcccaacaagaaacgagaaggtatggtccaataatatatcaatctgacggtaaTTCAGAGACCGTCGACCATGCGGAAGCACGAGACCAGAGACGAAGAGTTCTGCGACCACAATCATTCAATTTTGGTCAAGTCAAgacatttatgatttttggtcaattcaaagtctttggtcaagtcttccttgtttttataagttgataatttttatgtttgactAGTATTTTGGAATCAGACCTTTTGTATgtcttgcctattatataaaggccatttgattaatgaaataaaataagctttgagagattatttttggaaccttgagagggtatctcacttttcttgttcttggtgtggttagctccaagtaacactctctttctcgttggaccggtgcgtcacatccggcaacagatcgagtttgcttccttgtcggacctgtgagtcatatcaggcgacaatcaagcacctctggtagtatcatcgggccttccgcaaccctttgtgtcaccgttcaatccattagttctcttcggagttcacctctggtagtatcattgggccttccgcaaccctttgtgtcaccgttcaaactattagttctcccttttggcgagttcatatcccctaagtccgtttgagtgatcctgtccaatctcaggttctatcaagtggtatcagagccactcaaccggtacttgtctgttcatttttctcatctttccatcttcttcatccatcttctacctttcattttcttttctaaaagaaaaaaaaaaaggttctacaaaaagccaagagatcattctatctgaagctaaagaaagacatatttgagggcaaatctttttaaagaaggagggaatgatgtgccctgaatcagcagcagaaacaaatcaagaaaatcTGGCTTTTGGGCTTAAGTtttaaacgagatgggcttgacgatttatgaaaatatgtttatgaacatgtttcagcccaaagaaagaaaggcccaacaagaaacgagaaggtatggtccaataatatatcaatctgacggtaaTTCAGAGACCGTCGACCATGCGGAAGCACGAGACCAGAGCCGAAGAGTTCTGCGACCACAATCATTCAATTTTGGTCAAGTCAAgacatttatgatttttggtcaattcaaagtctttggtcaagtcttccttgtttttataagttgataatttttatgtttgactAGTATTTTGGAATCAGACCTTTTGTATgtcttgcctattatataaaggccatttgattaatgaaataaaataagctttgagagattatttttggaaccttgagagggtatctcacttttcttgttcttggtgtggttagctccaagtaacactctctttctcgttggaccggtgcgtcacatccggcaacagatcgagtttgcttccttgtcggacctgtgagtcatatcaggcgacaatcaagcacctctggtagtatcatcgggccttccgcaaccctttgtgtcaccgttcaatccatcagttctcttcggagttcacctctggtagtatcattgggccttccgcaaccctttgtgtcaccgttcaaactattagttctcccttttggcgagttcatatcccctaagtccgtttgagtgatcctgtccaatctcaggacgTATCATTTAGGGTTTAGCTTTTTTCCTTCTTTGTTCTGTTCTAGCCGtttccttttattttctttgtttgaatCTTCGTCGGAGGTCGGTGAAGACCTATGACGGAAATGATGTTGATGCATGTGAAGCTTCCTCTTGGGTTTTCGCGGAGTTTACTGGCGAATGAAATTTCGCCATGGCAATTGATGCTCTCCGATTTCGAGCACCCATGAGATTCAAGGCGTTCACGGTGGAGTGATGTGGAGGTGTCGAATCCGGCGAGGCCTGGTGATTCGGTGTTTGGACCTCCGGTTGGATGAATAGCGGTGGTGCCGTGACGGCCAGTGTCCCTCGACGGCGAGGTTAGTAACACGTGTCTGCTCCTCTTCCTAGTCCGATTTGCAAGGCGGCCACGTCTAGAAGCTAGAGTTTCCTAGAATTTGGGTTTTAGGCTCAGTTGAGTAGTGTTCGTTGGCCCGGTTTGTAATGGGCTTTATAATTTGTTTGGGTTTCGGcctgttattttttattaaaaatattgatggAAGAAAAAGCTCAAATCAAGATTTTTGTGTTCCAACTTACAAAGGTGAATAATCTGTTTGagaaaattaatattgtttattttgtttgaaatgAACGGATCATATATATGACCCAATTTCTACAAAACCTCTTTTTGGCAAAATATTTTTCCTCATTCTAAGATCCAAAAATAATGTAACACTACCTAACCATAGGTCCATAGTAATAAGATGACACACGAAAATATatgagtaaataaataaaaagttgataAGTTTAACATGCTCTAACTAGAaaatctttttctgtttttattataactttaacaaatttgtaaattatttattttataaacgaAACTGtgaaactacacaaatataCTCTTCCTATAAATTAGATTTATACTTTCACCTATGTTTGCATTCAATTTATTGTCCAAAAACATTTGATTTCCAAAAACAAAACGAACTTAACTGAGTACTCAGTCACATGTTTCATTCATCTAGTCAAAAACTTACTTTTGGTGTccatcactctctctctctaaacgCTCCGACCTCTTtctaagaagaaaaaaattgaaactgcTTCCGGTGGCCGGTGTGCAATTCGCCACCGGTCGCCAcccttttttgtttcttaatctTGTATCATATTATATCTACTTTTCTTGATCTTGTTCGCATAGGCGATTATCTTTTTCCGTTTGCGGATTCTCTTATTCGCATAGGCgatttttgttttgtagttTCATCCAATCGGAGTGCTTATCATTCCTATCTTTTCCGCTAAggatgaaaataaataatgatcCGTGAAAATTTCCCCTTTCGCAGTTCTTCATTCAATTCCATCAGTTATTTGATTAGAAGCTTGATTCTTAGTTTCAACTGAACATCCTTCCATAAGAATcagtctttaccattttaatataGCCATGAATTGGTGCTTCTAGGTAAAGCTTCTTGGTCGAGGGATGATTGAGTTTTATTGGGTTTCTTAGGTCTTTTTGAAGAAGATTTAGTAAAGTTGGCGTTTTGATAACGGTCCAACAAAAGATCTATCTTCATCCGACTGATGTTTCTCCTGTTTAAATCAACAAGgaatcaagttttttttatcaaaagattGAGGTTTGAGCGAAAGGTTTGTTGGCGTTGGCATTTTAATCAAGTATAGACAGAGAGAATCCCCATCTAAATTTCCAGGAGATAATACGGTGGGGAAAGGAGCTCAAGTTGCGGTGCAGGGAGTTTTTCCGATGTTGAAGCTCCATAGCGGTGACTGTGACAACCATTTGTTACAGGTGAGACACGTGTTGGAGACGAAGCATAGAGATTGGGCACGTGGCTTCTAAAGCTTCTCGgagtttctttttaaaaagggCTGTAACTTTATTAATTCTCTGTTGGGCTTTAAAGTTGTAAAACCCGATGCCAACTTGTAAACAATGCCTTTGAGCATAGTTAATGAAATTTaatgtcgacaaaaaaaaaaagtcaaaaacttAACTGTCTTAACTTTTAAAGTCTTACAGGGACAATCATTCCTCCCCGAAATGACGAAACTAACCTTATGTCCGCTATAAATCACGCGTTCAAACAACGAGTTGTATCACTATCAAAGGGTGTTTTTAGGGAAACCAACTGGAACTTATAATGGGCCTTCTTGATTGCATTTAAAAGTGATAAGACTAAGTTACAGACATGCActtgtttgtgttttcttttttacttaaTTCACATCTtgcttgtatatatattaatattattagtacATGAACATGGATGTCGTTTTCCATAGTATTTACTCCATATCCATCAAGATGGAAGCTTAGTCCAATCGTTTCGAAATCTTGAAAGACGAAATTAAAACCAGTTCAATTCTTTGGTACCAATCatataactttttgaaattgTATAAATTAGCTTTTGTTTCAGTACGATCTTTACTTATTTATCTATCTATTCAGAAGTGTTAAAACTCTCttttataatgttaataaaACTTTTATGTCTTTGATCATCATCTATCTGCTCATTTCATTTTccttttgacatttttttctttctctttttacaGTTGAACTGTccatttaatgaaaaatatataagaatcataacatgaatcaattacaagaatAAGGGGAAAAGGAAACAGACACCCTACATAAGATATAttcctcctcctcatcatcatcatcgcatCAGTTCCATGAACACAAAGCCATTCCACAAGCTATGCAACAGCATCGAAGGCAACAAGTTCCTTGACCTTGCGAATATCAAACCCAAAACCACTCCAAGGAACACCAGCGGCAACATCCTCTGCACATTGAAATGAGCCAAAGCAAACGCAACCGAGCTCACAAGAATCGCACACCAAACCGGCATGTACCTAGTCAGAGACGGCAGCAAGAACCCTCTGAACACTATCTCTTCCCAAACCGGTGCACAAACCGATACCACAACCGCATACAGGGCCATCGCGACAGGGTCTCTAGCCATTATCGACTGCTCCACACTAGAGAGCGAGACAGGACTTGAGGTTGGTGGGAGTGGCAAGAGGTTTAGGTTTAACTGGGAGAGACGGTTAACGAAAGGGAACATGAAACAGCCTATGATGACGTCTAGTTGCCAGTTTCCTTTGAGAGTAAAGCGGAACCAATCACTTGCAAGTGGACGGAACATTGAGAGGCAACGGTGGAGGATAGCAATCCCGGCTAGTCCTTCTGTTACATCGGTTATAAGACTGAACAAAGCTTGGCCTCTAAAAGTGAGAGAATCCTTGTGGAAACCTGATATATGAGCCATGAAGGGGATCATCCAAGATCCAATGAACCAGAAGGCGGCTACCCATAATAGCATTACCTGACCAAGTTTATGTTGGGGGGAATGAGAGTTAATCGCAAGTTTAACCAAGGAAATAATCTGGTTGAAACTGAACCAAAGGCATCTATATTACTAGTAGCTCAAACTAAAAGTTTCATTTCAACAAAGCTAAATCTAACTAATACAGGGTCAAGAGGCAAGATGTGTACTCTCCAGTTTCTAGTGATGTATATTAGCTTTCCACTTTCGATAACTACTTCGTAAGCACACTTAATATCTATTGTATCCCACTCATTATAATACAAATCTTGCAACACCAACAAGTAAAGGTTCTCTAGTAGGAATGTTCTTGTGTAAAAGTGTGAATCCAATATGACAACAAAAAGAAAGGCGGGTATAAAGATGTAGGTACCTGAACAATGGTCTCAGCAGTCCATGGTACCTTCCAACGAGTACCAATTCCCTTCAAAACTGCATCGGCAGCCTGAAAGCCAACGAAAAAAAATGCTTTTAATAATGATGTTTTGAAGACAAGATCGTGAAAGCCTTTCTTAGAGTCAATTTATTTGCACTATCTCATCAGTTTCAATAAAACCAAGGTTAAAAGAGTTTCATGGCACATTTCGAAATCATAAGAAACATCAGCTTCCTCTGATGATAAGTTGATAACACTAATAAACAAAAATCGAGCGGATGATGAATCGATGATAGATAATAGCATAGTCAAAACTGGTTCTTTTTGTTAGACTAAAACAGAGATAAAAAAAGTAGTTCTTCTTTTTATTCATGTGTACGGAGTATACAGTAAACGTGAAGGGAGCGACAGGGTTACCTTGTGAAGAGTTGTGTTCCAATTAGCTTTTTGATCAGTACATGGCTGAATATCTTGATCTGGCTTAATGAATTCCCCAGGCTCTGGATTCTCGGGAGCAGAATCCTCATTTCTGAAGCACTGAATCTTCCATTTCTGCACACCAAATTTTTAATACAACTGAGGCAAAAACTATGGATTCTTTATTTTTACTCTTGGATTACAAAATTTCATCATAATTCAAACGCAATTCATAgatagaaagaagaagaagaagaggcgtACGTGCTTGGCGGACTTGGAAGGGGAGGCGGTAAGAGGAGAAACGTGGGTGAGAGCAGGGGAGACTAGGACGCGACGAGGAAGCCTAAACTTGGAACGCGAGATGGAGGAGAGAGCTGGGCGATGGCAGAATAGAGACGAAGACGAGCATGGTGAGGTCAACATGGGACCCTCCCCCCCTAAGCTTTATAAATCTCCCCCTGCGAGAAGTGAgagaagctaagaaaagaatAATCTTCTTAAGGCTTTCATCacacacagagagagagattctaattagggtttttttttttggggattTCTTCGTGACAACAACCACAAGTGAACGAAACCAATTTTGCGTGTGGTTTCAACGCAGTCGCAAACGAACGAATAAGGGGTAATCGGGTAATTTTCACTAATACTCTCTATCAGTTAGAGTCTTTTGGCTCATTGTTAACAAAATGTTTTGTTGGAGAGTATTAGTCAaaatgcttttttttctttttttttttaaaacttactCAACAGAATGTTTCCATCTTTATTTAAAGACGTTTGGACCTTTTTTAAAGCAAATCTAATCTGCTTTCACTAGAGTTTGGATCTTCAGTGCGTGAAGTACTTACAGAATCTGTACGTGCGTATCTTCTAGTCTTGATCGGACTCTCCTAGAGATGTTCAAATCATACTTGTGGTGGTGCTGCTGATATTGTTAGCAGCGGTGAAGTTTTTCTGCTCAGCTGCTGGATCTTTTTTTTGTCCTTCAACTATCTATCTATCCACAAGCTTCCTTGCAGAAAAGTGTAAGTAACTAAGGCCTTGTTCGTTTGTACATCTAAAAGATGCATCCAGATGGTCCATCTAGATGCCTTATCCAGATGCTCCACCTAGGTGTTGTTCGTCTCTACATTTCGTTTATCCATCCAGATGAATCATCTGAATGCAACtatgtttgtttgcttttttcaACTTACATTTACATCGAGATAAacttgttattaaaataattaaaatagacctgtttctaaatttttgacgggaaattgtatttttccagttttgacgagaaattgtgtttttcgagttttgacgggaaattgcattttcggtttgccggaaaattacgtttttcggcgagaaattgcgttttctcggttttggtagaaaagtgtgttttccagttttggTGAAAAATTGCGTTTTACCGGTCTTGGCGGGACATTGCGTTTTCCCGGCTTTGGCCataaattgcgtttttccggttttcacgagaaatttcatttttcagttttggcgggaaattacgtttttacggttttggcgggaaattgtttaTTTCCAGTTTTGACGAATAATTGTGTGTTTTccagttttgacgggaaattacgtttttagTTTTgccgggaaattgcgtttttggcgagaaattgcgttttctcggTATTGGTGGGAAAGtgtattttccggttttggtaagaaattgcgtttttccggttttggctgGATATTGCGTTTTCCCGATTTTGGCCAGAAaatgcgtttttccggttttcacgagaaatttcgtttttcggttttggcggaaaattacgtttttccggttttgacgggaaattgtgtgttttccggttttgacgggaaatggCATTTTCcaattttggcggaaaattatgttttccggttttggcgggaaattgtggtttctcggttttggcgggaaattatattttccagttttggcgggaaattgtgatTCCTCAGTTTTGGCTTGAAAGTGTGTGTTTTTTCGATTTTgccgagaaattgtgttttccggttttggcgggaaattgcatttttctgattttgacgaacgattttggtgggaaattatatttttcggttttggcgaaaTTATCTTTTCCcgattttgacgagaaattgtgttttccaattttgacgggaaattgcatttttggaTTTggcgaaatttttttttgttttgacaaaaaaattatcaaatttttggTGAAGACTCACCTTCACCCAGATGCTCCGTGAAGACTCACCCTCATTTGGATGAGAATTTGAGATGAGTTTTCATAAATGCAGTTGAGTGATCCATCTGGATGTAGCATTTTAATGTACAAAACGAACATCAACTTGCATCTTCACCCAGATGGATCACCCAGGTGAACAAACGAACAGCACCTAACTAAGATCTGAGATTCATCTTTCTCTAATCTGCTGAAACTAATAATCTTTTGTTTGCTCCAGACATTTCTGCAGAACAGGTTCTAACTGCTGAAAAAGTGAGTAATCCTCTTTGTCCAAACAAACATTAAGTTATAGGATTGTATCTTTACTCtcattcctttttttctttatgcAGCTACACTCTGTTCCGGATGTTTTGATGAGATCTAATACCTTTGGCAAAAGGTGGGACTAATTCACTACCAAGGATTGAAGAATACTTCTCGAGCCTCATGATCATATTGTCCCTGATGAGCCTGTGAATCCTCCCGATTACTAACTTACTTCCTAGCAAAAGACAGTTGCTCAGTGATCACTCAACACCATAGTCAAGTTACTCGTCTATCTCTCCATGTTCAACAGTCGCAGACAATTACATTGTCCTAATCTGTCTTGTCCACTGTGTGACTAGCATAGCTTATGCCCTGGCCATACTTTTCGAACCTGGTCCAGCTCAAGTGGTAAGTGCCCAATACTGAAGACAGAAGCAAAGACTCAAGACTACAACCCTTTGTTTCACATCTTTTATTTTTGCGCAGTGGCCAGTGTTGCTTCCAGTGGTTCTtgactctaattttttttttattttttaactctAATTTCCACCAgtacaaacaacaacaaaattgtATATTCAATCTCAAAGGTGTGCTACACAAGATGGGCCCCTCGTGGTATCAAACGCTCAAAGGTTGATCTAAGTACTGCATCTTGCTTACTCTTCCATATAAAATATCTCAGATATAAAGGAGTCTGACTCATCACTCGCTGTGGATCACTGATGGAGAATGGGTAACAACATTAAGGCACTTCCCTCGTTGCCTCATCTTCCTGACACTAACCGGCATCCAAAAGAAGTAACTACAAGTTTGTGTAACCGTTTTATACACCAAGTAAGAATAAGAAAAATCTTTCAACAACTTCCATTACTTTCTTGGCTTAAAAGTTAATAACATTGGTGTAACTAACTTGTTTTCCTCTCATCATCTAGAAATTTCAAactatttaaagaaataaaaaccgAGAATTGATTTTCTTATTTCCAAATGAGATCACCCATGAACTTAAGTGCTGGAACCCCTCTTATCTCTGCATCTAGCAATGGGGATTGGATCATTTTCAACCCAGAAAGTTCTGTATCCTTCTCAATAAGTCCAAGCACACGCGTTTGTTCCTGAAAATATCAACAACCATATATATCACATtcaaagttatatataaaatactaccAAGCTGATACTAGAGTTACCTTTCGTCTCACTGAGCAAAATTTGCAGTCGGATTCAGAAGGAGGTAAAAGCTGATTAACAATAAGCCTGTGAACTGGCACATTCTCTTTTCTTAAAGATGCATGTAACCTCGAAGACTCGTTTATTGCCATCACCTACAAGTAAAGATAATAGCCAAGTGAGTATGTAAATTAATGATTCTTTGTGAACAAGTAAGAGAGAAGAGTGTTACCGTTGGGATGGTTACAATGACAAACTCAGTAGTGTCCACATCACGGAAAACATTTCGAACTTTCTCCATTCTCTCTTTCAGTTGATCCAACTCGTTGGACTGTTAAACAAAATTGGAACCTTTAGCATTCGAGAAAAGGTGAGCAAGAGAATAACCTATAAATACTTACAGGTCCTTGTTCTTGTATCTCCTTTTTTTTACCAAAGACTGACGTAAAGGCTGAAGCTGCTGCAGTGATCTTCTTCTTGAGctgaaataatcaaatcattCATTTAGTTACAGAGGTAAAGCTAAAACATATCAATCTTTGCAGAAAGGAGCAAATGCTCAAACCTTTGTTATTTTGCTAATGGATGAATCATAGAAGTCAGGCAGAGAAAGAAGCCGCAGAGTATGTCCCTGCaagaaaactaaattgaatCAACAGAAGACTCCACCAAGTGGAAGGAATGTACTCCAAACTTAGTATGTACATATACTAACCGTGGGAGCAGTATCGAAAACTATACGTGTGAACCTACTGTATTCTGGTGACTCCACAAACTGAAGAACCTGTAAAGAGATCTCAACATTATTTTAAGAAAGTTCATCTTTCAAGGGATTTTCCAAACTCAGTAGGTAAGGTAAGATACGTGCCTTGGAAATAGCAGCAATTTCGTCAATACCAGGTGATGCAGCATTGAGCATATCTTCAAGATTCAAGTCCCCTaactaccaaaaaaaaaaatggacaaACATATCTTCAAGATATTTACAGAATACACAACATCCTGGAAGATGTTGAGAATACAAACCTCGCCAGCAAACATTCCTAGCCCCATGCTGTCCATCATGTTTTTAACGCTTTTATCACCACCCGCCTGCCTTTTAATCTCTTCCTTCATTCTCTCAGGTGTTATCTGTTTCAATACGACAACAAAAAAACTCAGCAAATATATGCTACATATCAAGGGGGAAGCTTAGTTCGTTAATCACCTCGAGAGCTAGAAGTGGAGAGTCAACACCTTGAACAGGCTTTAACACTCCTCCTGACAAGTCCTGGATTccataaaaaaaacaaacgaaGAGATAAGCTCATAActgaaaacacacacacttGCACTTTCGAGAGCCAAGGTGAGTGAGAGAGACCTGAGAGAAAGAATCACTCAAGGAGTGAGCAGGATCAGTTGAGACCACGATGGTGGGATGACCGTGGCTAGCAAACTTAACCGCGAGAGAAGCAGCACAGCTTGTTTTCCCGACACCTCCTTTCCCTCCCAGAAGGTAATACTTTCGCTGATTCGCAGTGACCATCTCATCAAAACAAGAAGCTCCTCCTTCGCAAGAGTAGCCAATGACCTCTCTAAAAAGTAAAACACACAAGCGAGAAACCAAAATGTTAATGACACATACTTAACTAATCAGTAAAAGGAAAGTTCTCATCTTACAACTTTCACAGAGAATCTAAAAGCCATGGACACAAAGATAGAACATTTGTCTCACACTTAACAAGTAAGGACAGAGACAGTAATCAAAGTCTGAAGCTTTAACCCAAATCAGATCTGAAACCAGAGTTATTCTACTCAAAAACGTTTGCTTTAACATATGGGTGGATGAGAAATGATCAAAAGGGTACCTGGAAAGAGTGCTCCGGAGATTCTCCCACCGTGAATTTGAGCATCGAGGGAACTGAAACGCAGAGCTCCTCCTCCGAGCCGTTGGAGAGAAACAGAGCGTGAAACACGGTTCAGGAGAAGGGATGCCGCCATTTGAGATGAGAAAGATAGAAACTTTCCCGGTGAATAGCACACAGTTCCGGAGGACGCCGAGAGAGAGCTGAAAGAAAGGCGGAGCAGGCGACAGAGGAGGGGAGGGTTTTAGCGAGGTTTTTAGGAATTGATCCTTCTACTTTTCggaaattttggaaaatttcaaccagttttaatttttctttaaccCGCCGGTCGG contains these protein-coding regions:
- the LOC108843076 gene encoding uncharacterized protein LOC108843076, with translation MLTSPCSSSSLFCHRPALSSISRSKFRLPRRVLVSPALTHVSPLTASPSKSAKHKWKIQCFRNEDSAPENPEPGEFIKPDQDIQPCTDQKANWNTTLHKAADAVLKGIGTRWKVPWTAETIVQVMLLWVAAFWFIGSWMIPFMAHISGFHKDSLTFRGQALFSLITDVTEGLAGIAILHRCLSMFRPLASDWFRFTLKGNWQLDVIIGCFMFPFVNRLSQLNLNLLPLPPTSSPVSLSSVEQSIMARDPVAMALYAVVVSVCAPVWEEIVFRGFLLPSLTRYMPVWCAILVSSVAFALAHFNVQRMLPLVFLGVVLGLIFARSRNLLPSMLLHSLWNGFVFMELMR
- the LOC108839957 gene encoding LOW QUALITY PROTEIN: ATPase GET3C (The sequence of the model RefSeq protein was modified relative to this genomic sequence to represent the inferred CDS: deleted 2 bases in 1 codon); its protein translation is MAASLLLNRVSRSVSLQRLGGGALRFSSLDAQIHGGRISGALFPERSLATLAKGASCFDEMVTANQRKYYLLGGKGGVGKTSCAASLAVKFASHGHPTIVVSTDPAHSLSDSFSQDLSGGVLKPVQGVDSPLLALEITPERMKEEIKRQAGGDKSVKNMMDSMGLGMFAGELGDLNLEDMLNAASPGIDEIAAISKVLQFVESPEYSRFTRIVFDTAPTGHTLRLLSLPDFYDSSISKITKLKKKITAAASAFTSVFGKKKEIQEQGPSNELDQLKERMEKVRNVFRDVDTTEFVIVTIPTVMAINESSRLHASLRKENVPVHRLIVNQLLPPSESDCKFCSVRRKEQTRVLGLIEKDTELSGLKMIQSPLLDAEIRGVPALKFMGDLIWK